A region from the Streptomyces sp. 3214.6 genome encodes:
- a CDS encoding DUF397 domain-containing protein, producing MSALPRNVPSSTDSDHLPQVRWLRSSYSTGANNCVETARPAIGPWAGLLAVRDSKDPAGPALLFSPESWTGFTAAFR from the coding sequence ATGTCCGCACTACCGCGGAACGTACCTTCCAGTACCGATTCCGATCACCTCCCGCAGGTGCGGTGGCTGCGCAGCAGCTACAGCACGGGAGCGAACAACTGCGTGGAGACCGCCCGGCCGGCCATCGGCCCCTGGGCCGGCCTGCTCGCCGTACGCGACTCCAAGGACCCGGCCGGACCCGCCCTGCTCTTCTCCCCCGAGAGCTGGACGGGCTTCACGGCAGCGTTCCGCTGA
- a CDS encoding helix-turn-helix domain-containing protein, with protein MQHGPAVRRRKLGAELRTLRTQAGLTSGEAARLVGWHQSKVSRIETGTSGSKPADVRLLLDAYGVADPQLRELMLALAGVEGSGGRDHWWHAYRGVLPPTYRDFISLESQASAMRTLETSVVPGLLQTPEYARAVTRAAVEGADEEQLDTLVEVRLARQDVLRAQPPLELNAVLDEAVLRREVGGPEVMAHQLGRLVEAARLPQVRLQVLPFSAGAHIGLTGPFVIFSFSRTSDLDVVVLDHLTSSLYLERKEDLQAYTEAFNALRAHALSPGDSSDYIAAIADGA; from the coding sequence ATGCAACACGGTCCCGCGGTGCGCCGCCGGAAACTGGGCGCCGAACTGCGCACACTGCGCACCCAGGCGGGCCTCACCAGTGGTGAGGCGGCCCGGCTCGTGGGCTGGCACCAGTCCAAGGTGAGCCGCATCGAGACCGGCACCAGTGGGTCAAAACCGGCCGATGTGCGGTTACTCCTCGACGCCTACGGTGTGGCCGATCCACAGCTGCGGGAGCTGATGCTGGCGCTGGCGGGCGTCGAGGGCAGCGGCGGTCGGGACCACTGGTGGCACGCCTACCGCGGGGTGCTGCCGCCCACCTACCGGGACTTCATCAGTCTGGAGTCCCAGGCGAGCGCGATGCGCACACTGGAGACGAGTGTGGTACCGGGGCTGCTGCAGACGCCCGAGTACGCGCGTGCGGTGACCAGGGCCGCGGTGGAGGGCGCCGACGAGGAGCAGCTCGACACCCTGGTGGAGGTACGGCTGGCCCGCCAGGACGTGCTGCGCGCGCAGCCGCCGCTGGAGCTGAACGCGGTGCTGGACGAGGCGGTGCTGCGGCGGGAGGTGGGCGGGCCCGAGGTGATGGCGCATCAGCTCGGTCGGCTGGTGGAGGCGGCCCGGCTGCCGCAGGTGAGACTTCAGGTCCTGCCGTTCTCCGCCGGGGCGCATATCGGCCTAACCGGCCCTTTCGTTATCTTCTCATTTTCGCGCACTTCTGATCTGGATGTGGTTGTCCTCGACCACTTGACGAGTAGCCTCTATCTCGAACGGAAAGAAGACCTCCAGGCCTACACCGAGGCCTTCAACGCCCTTCGGGCGCACGCCCTTTCGCCCGGGGACTCATCGGATTACATCGCCGCGATAGCCGACGGCGCGTAA
- a CDS encoding ATP-binding protein, whose translation MADHLEASVTLPSDPASVSTARGFVVGTLGEWGLPADTEAADTVRLIVSELATNAVQHTFGQSPTFTVDLVLDRDEQLRIGVTDSHPRFPKRLPAAVQQDNGRGLVIIRWLTAECGGKLRVRPTREGGKTVTVVLPWTVPLAEPVAGALTAPAEGEIPGR comes from the coding sequence ATGGCAGATCACCTGGAAGCATCCGTCACTCTGCCGAGCGATCCCGCTTCGGTCTCCACGGCCCGCGGCTTCGTGGTCGGCACCCTCGGGGAGTGGGGTCTGCCGGCGGACACGGAGGCGGCCGACACCGTCCGGCTGATCGTCTCAGAACTCGCCACCAACGCCGTACAGCACACTTTCGGGCAATCCCCCACCTTCACGGTGGACCTCGTCCTCGACCGTGACGAACAGCTGCGCATCGGCGTCACCGACAGCCACCCGCGCTTCCCGAAACGACTGCCGGCCGCCGTCCAGCAGGACAACGGCCGAGGCCTGGTGATCATTCGCTGGCTGACCGCGGAGTGCGGCGGCAAGCTCAGAGTGCGGCCCACCCGGGAGGGCGGCAAGACGGTCACCGTCGTACTCCCGTGGACCGTCCCGTTGGCGGAGCCGGTGGCCGGAGCCCTGACTGCCCCGGCGGAGGGCGAGATCCCGGGGCGGTGA
- a CDS encoding C40 family peptidase, which yields MTALNRVPSLMVRAGTASAFAIAAVGGSVVVPGLAPDASAATPATKALQIAASKKGAPYKYGATGPKRFDCSGLTLYSYKKAGKTLPRTAAQQYNKTKHISASSRKAGDLVFFHSGSNVYHVGIYAGNGKIWHSPKTGDVVKLQKIWTKSVWYGRVR from the coding sequence ATGACTGCGCTCAATCGTGTCCCGTCGCTCATGGTCCGGGCCGGTACGGCCTCGGCCTTCGCCATCGCCGCCGTCGGCGGCTCGGTCGTGGTTCCCGGGCTCGCCCCGGACGCCTCGGCTGCCACACCGGCGACGAAGGCGCTCCAGATCGCGGCCTCCAAGAAGGGCGCTCCGTACAAGTACGGGGCCACCGGGCCGAAGAGGTTCGACTGCTCCGGGCTCACGCTGTACTCGTACAAGAAGGCGGGCAAGACCCTGCCTCGGACGGCGGCCCAGCAGTACAACAAGACGAAGCACATCTCGGCGTCCAGCCGCAAGGCGGGCGACCTCGTGTTCTTCCACTCGGGTTCGAACGTGTACCACGTCGGGATCTACGCGGGTAACGGCAAGATCTGGCACTCGCCGAAGACCGGGGACGTGGTGAAACTGCAGAAGATCTGGACCAAGAGCGTCTGGTACGGGCGGGTCCGCTGA
- a CDS encoding ATP-dependent Clp protease proteolytic subunit has product MTRPSARHVLPEFTERTSFGTRTMDPYSKLLEERIVFLGTPIDDFSANNVMAQFMYLEHKDPDRDIALYINSPGGSFSAMTALYDTIRYVTCDVETTCLGQAGSSAAVLLAAGTPGKRFALPGARMTIRQPSLPEPVEGQASDLAIQADELARIRATLEGMLVLHTGRSPEQVSADIERDKFLTAPEALEYGLVDGIISTRKTSAGGQGGR; this is encoded by the coding sequence ATGACCCGACCGTCCGCCCGCCATGTCCTGCCCGAGTTCACCGAACGCACGAGCTTCGGCACCCGGACGATGGATCCGTACTCGAAGCTGCTGGAGGAGCGGATCGTCTTCCTGGGGACGCCGATCGACGACTTCTCGGCGAACAACGTGATGGCCCAGTTCATGTACCTGGAGCACAAGGACCCGGACCGGGACATCGCGCTCTACATCAACTCCCCCGGCGGCTCGTTCAGCGCGATGACGGCCCTGTACGACACGATCCGGTATGTCACCTGCGACGTGGAGACGACCTGTCTGGGCCAGGCGGGTTCGTCGGCGGCGGTGCTGCTCGCGGCGGGCACGCCGGGCAAGCGGTTCGCCCTGCCGGGCGCGCGGATGACGATCCGCCAGCCGTCCCTGCCCGAGCCCGTCGAAGGACAGGCCAGCGATCTCGCCATCCAGGCCGATGAACTGGCGCGCATCCGGGCCACCCTGGAGGGGATGCTCGTCCTGCACACCGGGCGCAGCCCGGAGCAGGTCAGCGCGGACATCGAGCGCGACAAGTTCCTCACCGCCCCGGAGGCCCTGGAGTACGGCCTGGTGGACGGCATCATCTCCACCCGCAAGACCTCGGCCGGCGGCCAGGGTGGGAGGTGA
- a CDS encoding type II toxin-antitoxin system Phd/YefM family antitoxin, protein MAYEIPVTQARAELADLINRVVYGGERVVVTRHGKPLVALVSAADLERLDELDRPVEEPVIRSVSAVREVASAPREQQRFGIAAEHRGPNPS, encoded by the coding sequence ATGGCCTACGAGATTCCGGTGACGCAAGCCAGGGCTGAACTCGCCGACCTGATCAACCGCGTGGTGTACGGCGGAGAGCGCGTCGTCGTGACACGGCACGGCAAGCCCCTGGTCGCCCTCGTCTCCGCCGCCGACCTGGAGCGACTCGACGAGCTGGACCGGCCCGTGGAGGAGCCGGTGATCCGCTCGGTCTCCGCCGTGCGCGAGGTCGCGTCCGCTCCCCGCGAACAGCAGCGGTTCGGCATCGCGGCGGAACACCGGGGGCCGAACCCCTCGTGA
- a CDS encoding urease subunit gamma — translation MQLTPHEQERLLIHVAADVAEKRRARGLKLNHPEAVALITSHILEGARDGRTVAELMSSGRKLLTRDDVMEGIPEMIHDVQVEATFPDGTKLVTVHDPIV, via the coding sequence GTGCAACTGACCCCGCACGAGCAGGAGAGGCTGCTGATCCACGTGGCGGCCGACGTCGCCGAGAAGCGCCGGGCCCGTGGGCTCAAGCTGAACCACCCGGAGGCCGTGGCCCTCATCACGTCGCACATCCTCGAAGGCGCGCGTGACGGCCGTACGGTCGCCGAGCTCATGTCCTCCGGCCGCAAGCTGCTCACCCGCGACGACGTCATGGAGGGCATCCCCGAGATGATCCACGACGTGCAGGTCGAGGCCACCTTCCCGGACGGCACCAAGCTCGTCACCGTCCACGACCCGATCGTCTGA
- a CDS encoding urease subunit beta, with protein MIPGEILFADEPVVYNEGREVTRLTVLNAADRPVQVGSHYHFAEANPGLEFDRAAARGKRLNVAAGTAVRFEPGIPVDVELVPLAGARVVPGLRGETGGALDA; from the coding sequence ATGATTCCCGGAGAGATCCTGTTCGCGGACGAGCCCGTCGTCTACAACGAGGGCCGCGAGGTCACCCGGCTGACCGTTCTCAACGCCGCCGACCGGCCCGTCCAGGTCGGCTCCCACTACCACTTCGCCGAGGCCAACCCGGGCCTGGAATTCGACCGCGCCGCCGCGCGCGGCAAGCGGCTGAACGTCGCCGCCGGCACCGCCGTGCGCTTCGAGCCCGGGATCCCCGTCGACGTCGAACTCGTCCCCCTCGCCGGCGCCCGTGTCGTGCCCGGGCTGCGCGGGGAGACCGGAGGTGCCCTCGATGCCTGA
- a CDS encoding urease subunit alpha: MPEISRAAYADLFGPTTGDRIRLADTDLLIEIEEDRSGGPGLAGEEAVFGGGKVIRESMGQSRATRADGTPDTVITGAVIVDHWGVVKADVGIRDGRITGIGKAGNPDTMDGVHPDLVIGPETEVIAGNGRILTAGAVDAHVHFICPQIADEALSSGVTTLVGGGTGPAEGSKATTVTPGPWHLARMLEAMEQYPLNIGFLGKGNTVSQEAMLSQIRGGALGLKLHEDWGSTPAVIDASLTVADRTGIQVAIHTDTLNEAGFVGDTLAAIAGRGIHAYHTEGAGGGHAPDIMTVVSEPHVLPSSTNPTRPYTVNTAEEHLDMLMVCHHLNAAVPEDLAFAESRIRPSTIGAEDVLHDLGAISIISSDAQAMGRVGEVIMRTWQTAHMMKRRRGALPGDGRADNHRVRRYIAKYTINPALAQGLGREIGSVEGGKLADLVLWEPAFFGVKPHLVIKGGQIAYAQMGDANASIPTPQPILPRPMYGAIGRAPASNSFNFVAPLAIEDGLPERLQLGKKFVAIDSTRAVTKADMRENDARPRVQVDPDSFAVHIDGELVEATPAAELPMAQRYFLF, from the coding sequence ATGCCTGAGATCTCGCGTGCCGCCTACGCCGACCTGTTCGGCCCGACGACCGGCGACCGCATCCGGCTCGCCGACACCGACCTGCTGATCGAGATCGAGGAGGATCGTTCCGGCGGTCCCGGCCTCGCCGGTGAGGAGGCGGTCTTCGGCGGCGGCAAGGTCATCCGTGAGTCCATGGGCCAGTCCCGCGCCACGCGCGCCGACGGCACGCCCGACACCGTCATCACGGGCGCGGTCATCGTCGACCACTGGGGTGTGGTGAAGGCCGACGTCGGCATCCGCGACGGGCGGATCACCGGCATCGGCAAGGCCGGCAACCCCGACACGATGGACGGCGTCCACCCGGACCTGGTCATCGGACCCGAGACCGAGGTCATCGCGGGCAACGGACGCATCCTGACGGCCGGCGCGGTCGACGCGCACGTCCACTTCATCTGTCCGCAGATCGCCGACGAGGCGCTGTCCTCTGGTGTCACCACGCTCGTCGGCGGCGGCACCGGGCCGGCCGAGGGCTCGAAGGCCACCACCGTGACCCCCGGCCCCTGGCACCTCGCGCGCATGCTGGAGGCGATGGAGCAGTACCCGTTGAACATCGGGTTCCTCGGCAAGGGCAACACCGTCTCTCAGGAGGCGATGCTGTCGCAGATCCGGGGCGGGGCGCTGGGCCTGAAGCTGCACGAGGACTGGGGGTCGACCCCGGCCGTCATCGACGCCTCGCTGACCGTCGCCGACCGGACCGGCATCCAGGTCGCCATCCACACGGACACCCTCAACGAGGCCGGTTTCGTGGGCGACACCCTCGCCGCGATCGCCGGCCGCGGCATCCACGCGTACCACACCGAGGGCGCGGGCGGCGGACACGCCCCGGACATCATGACCGTCGTCTCGGAGCCGCACGTGCTGCCGAGCTCGACCAACCCGACCCGGCCGTACACGGTGAACACCGCCGAGGAACACCTCGACATGCTGATGGTGTGCCACCACCTCAACGCGGCGGTCCCGGAGGACCTGGCGTTCGCCGAGTCCCGGATCCGGCCGTCCACGATCGGCGCCGAGGACGTCCTGCACGACCTCGGCGCGATCTCGATCATCTCCTCCGACGCGCAGGCCATGGGACGGGTCGGCGAGGTCATCATGCGGACCTGGCAGACGGCCCACATGATGAAGCGGCGCAGGGGTGCGCTGCCCGGCGACGGCCGCGCGGACAACCACCGGGTACGCCGCTACATCGCCAAGTACACGATCAACCCGGCGCTCGCACAGGGGCTGGGCCGCGAGATCGGCTCCGTCGAGGGCGGCAAGCTCGCCGACCTGGTGCTGTGGGAGCCGGCGTTCTTCGGAGTCAAGCCGCACCTCGTCATCAAGGGCGGACAGATCGCGTACGCGCAGATGGGCGACGCCAACGCCTCGATCCCCACCCCGCAGCCGATCCTGCCGCGACCGATGTACGGGGCGATCGGGCGGGCGCCGGCGTCGAACTCGTTCAACTTCGTGGCCCCTCTCGCCATTGAGGACGGGCTGCCGGAACGGCTCCAGCTGGGCAAGAAGTTCGTCGCCATCGACTCCACACGCGCGGTGACCAAGGCGGACATGCGGGAGAACGACGCCCGGCCGCGCGTCCAGGTCGATCCCGACAGCTTCGCCGTGCACATCGACGGAGAGCTCGTCGAGGCGACTCCGGCCGCCGAACTGCCCATGGCCCAGCGGTACTTCCTGTTCTGA
- a CDS encoding urease accessory protein UreF, translating into MGRAALLVLADGRFPAGGHAHSGGAEEAVKAGRITDAASLEAFCRGRLHTAGLVAAALAAAAAVGADPAQLDAAADARTPSPALRTAARRLGRQLMRAARATWPSAELDALAREFPKGAHQPVVLGLTARAAGLGAQDAAYCSVYESVSGPATAVVRLLSLDPFEASAVLARLAPELDRVVDRAVSAGAAVAAGGVDALPAASAPLLEIGAEVHAAWPVRLFAS; encoded by the coding sequence ATGGGCAGGGCAGCACTTCTGGTCCTGGCCGACGGCCGCTTCCCCGCCGGAGGGCACGCGCACTCCGGCGGGGCGGAGGAGGCCGTCAAGGCCGGGCGGATCACCGACGCGGCGAGCCTGGAGGCCTTCTGCCGGGGACGGCTGCACACGGCGGGACTGGTGGCGGCGGCGCTGGCCGCGGCGGCGGCCGTCGGGGCGGACCCGGCGCAGCTGGACGCGGCGGCGGACGCCCGCACGCCGTCCCCGGCGCTGCGCACGGCCGCACGGCGACTGGGCCGGCAGCTGATGCGGGCCGCCCGCGCGACCTGGCCGAGCGCCGAACTGGACGCCCTGGCACGGGAGTTCCCCAAGGGAGCGCATCAGCCGGTGGTCCTGGGTCTGACCGCGCGGGCGGCCGGCCTGGGGGCGCAGGACGCGGCGTACTGCTCGGTGTACGAGAGCGTGAGCGGGCCGGCGACGGCCGTGGTGCGGTTGCTGAGCCTGGACCCGTTCGAGGCGAGTGCCGTCCTGGCCCGGCTGGCGCCGGAGCTGGACAGGGTGGTCGACCGGGCGGTGTCCGCGGGGGCGGCGGTGGCGGCGGGCGGGGTCGACGCGTTGCCTGCGGCTTCCGCGCCGCTGCTGGAGATCGGGGCGGAGGTGCATGCGGCTTGGCCCGTGCGGTTGTTCGCCTCCTAG
- the ureG gene encoding urease accessory protein UreG: MHLDHSPHGPAAVSADARRSDGSRRALRIGLGGPVGSGKTATVAALCRELRDELSLAVVTNDIYTREDAEFLLREAVLPPERITAVETGACPHTAIRDDISANLEAVEDLEDAVGPLDLVLVESGGDNLTATFSKGLVDAQIFVIDVAGGDDIPRKGGPGVTTADLLVVNKTDLAPYVGSDLARMAADAKAQRAELPVVFQSLRGDSGVSDVAVWVRTRLAAWTA; this comes from the coding sequence ATGCATCTTGACCACTCCCCCCACGGGCCCGCAGCCGTCAGTGCCGACGCGCGTCGGTCCGACGGTTCGCGCCGGGCCCTGCGGATCGGGCTCGGTGGGCCCGTCGGGTCCGGCAAGACCGCCACCGTCGCCGCGCTCTGCCGGGAGCTGCGGGACGAGCTCTCCCTCGCCGTCGTCACCAACGACATCTACACCCGCGAGGACGCCGAGTTCCTGCTCCGGGAAGCGGTGTTGCCACCCGAGCGGATCACCGCCGTCGAGACCGGCGCCTGTCCGCACACCGCGATCCGGGACGACATCTCCGCCAACCTGGAGGCCGTGGAGGATCTGGAGGACGCCGTCGGACCACTCGATCTCGTGCTGGTCGAGTCCGGCGGGGACAACCTCACCGCCACCTTCTCCAAGGGGCTCGTCGACGCGCAGATCTTCGTGATCGACGTCGCGGGCGGGGACGACATCCCGCGCAAGGGCGGGCCCGGTGTCACCACCGCCGACCTGCTCGTCGTCAACAAGACCGACCTCGCGCCGTACGTGGGCTCCGACCTCGCCCGGATGGCCGCCGACGCCAAGGCCCAGCGCGCCGAACTTCCCGTCGTCTTCCAGTCGTTGCGCGGCGACAGCGGGGTGAGCGACGTCGCTGTGTGGGTGCGGACGCGGCTCGCCGCCTGGACGGCGTGA
- a CDS encoding urease accessory protein UreD, with protein sequence MSGVHATARIGARGDGRGGTALPVLESDGPLALRRTRGTDGQARVVLVGAMSGPLGGDRFAVEADVGSGARLRVGSAAATIALPGQTKDEAHYDVRLRVADDGELHWLPEQLISAKGSDLFVATRVDLDAGARLVLREEQVLGRVGEEPGRLTSRLVVRVAGRVVLDQELACGPGAPGGWDGPAVLAGHRALGQLVLVRPEFAEQAVAAQVLGEQACVMPLTGPAALVTAVAPDGLRLRRVLDEALAALDIR encoded by the coding sequence ATGAGCGGGGTGCACGCCACCGCGCGGATCGGCGCGCGCGGCGACGGACGTGGGGGGACCGCGCTGCCCGTCCTGGAGAGCGACGGGCCGCTCGCCCTGCGGCGCACCCGGGGTACGGACGGTCAAGCGCGGGTCGTGCTCGTCGGGGCGATGAGCGGACCCCTCGGCGGCGACCGCTTCGCCGTCGAGGCGGACGTCGGCAGCGGCGCCCGGCTGCGGGTGGGATCGGCCGCCGCCACCATCGCCCTGCCCGGCCAGACGAAGGACGAAGCCCACTACGACGTACGCCTGAGGGTCGCCGACGACGGTGAACTGCACTGGCTGCCCGAGCAGTTGATCTCGGCCAAGGGCAGCGACCTGTTCGTCGCCACCCGGGTCGACCTCGACGCCGGGGCCCGGCTCGTGCTGCGCGAGGAGCAGGTCCTCGGGCGGGTGGGGGAGGAGCCCGGCCGGCTCACCAGCCGGCTCGTCGTGCGGGTCGCCGGCCGGGTCGTCCTCGATCAGGAACTGGCCTGCGGGCCCGGCGCTCCCGGTGGCTGGGACGGGCCCGCCGTGCTCGCGGGACACCGCGCCCTGGGCCAACTCGTACTAGTCCGGCCCGAGTTCGCCGAGCAGGCGGTGGCGGCCCAGGTCCTCGGGGAGCAGGCCTGTGTCATGCCGCTGACCGGGCCCGCCGCCCTCGTCACCGCTGTGGCGCCCGACGGCCTGCGGCTGCGCCGTGTGCTGGACGAGGCGCTCGCCGCGCTCGACATCCGGTGA
- a CDS encoding alpha/beta hydrolase, translating to MRDIRPTKRTAALGSAGVLVAATLLAGAVAAPTASATSSRPGQDREARGAAIAADRAAKAGIDWQDCPADWGLEKPIQCGWVTVPLDYARPNGKQIKLAVDRIGNTGTPQERQGALVYNPGGPGGSGLRFPRRVTTKAPVWTNVAKAYDFVGFDPRGVGHSAPISCIDPQEFVKAPKADPVPDSAADKRAQRKLAREYADGCAERSGKAVLAQMTTPNTVRDLDVIRAALGEKKLNYLGVSYGTYIGAVYGTMFPGHLRRMVVDSVVNPSREKIWYEANLDQDVAFEGRWKDWQDWVAANDATFHLGTTRAAVQAKWLQLRATAKKNPIGGVVGPAELISFFQSAPYYDSSWVPVATVFSKYVAGDTQALVDAAAPDLTDTAGNITSENGNAVYTAVECTDAKWPTSWQKWDRDNTALNKNYPFMTWANAWLNLPCATWPVKQQTPVDVKTHKGLPQVLIVQSTRDAATPYDGAVELHQRFKGSRLITERDAGSHGVTGLVNTCINPRVDAYLLTGKLDTADVTCAPHATPKP from the coding sequence TTGAGGGACATACGACCGACCAAACGGACCGCTGCGCTCGGCTCGGCCGGTGTACTCGTCGCCGCGACGCTGCTCGCCGGCGCCGTCGCGGCGCCCACGGCGAGCGCGACCAGCAGCCGCCCCGGGCAGGACCGTGAGGCGCGCGGCGCCGCGATCGCCGCGGACCGCGCAGCCAAGGCCGGCATCGACTGGCAGGACTGCCCCGCCGACTGGGGCCTGGAGAAGCCGATCCAGTGCGGCTGGGTCACCGTGCCGCTGGACTACGCCAGGCCGAACGGCAAGCAGATCAAGCTGGCCGTCGACCGCATCGGCAACACGGGCACGCCCCAGGAGCGCCAGGGCGCGCTCGTGTACAACCCCGGCGGCCCCGGCGGTTCCGGCCTGCGCTTCCCGCGCCGCGTCACCACCAAGGCCCCCGTGTGGACCAACGTGGCCAAGGCCTACGACTTCGTGGGCTTCGACCCGCGCGGGGTCGGCCACTCCGCGCCCATCTCCTGCATCGACCCGCAGGAGTTCGTCAAGGCGCCCAAGGCCGACCCGGTCCCCGACAGCGCGGCCGACAAGCGCGCCCAGCGCAAGCTCGCCCGTGAGTACGCGGACGGGTGCGCCGAGCGCAGCGGCAAGGCCGTGCTCGCGCAGATGACCACGCCGAACACCGTCCGCGACCTGGACGTCATCCGCGCCGCCCTCGGCGAGAAGAAGCTCAACTACCTGGGCGTCTCCTACGGCACCTACATCGGCGCCGTCTACGGCACCATGTTCCCGGGCCATCTGCGTCGCATGGTCGTCGACAGTGTGGTCAACCCCTCCCGCGAGAAGATCTGGTACGAGGCCAACCTCGACCAGGACGTCGCCTTCGAGGGCCGCTGGAAAGACTGGCAGGACTGGGTCGCGGCCAACGACGCGACCTTCCACCTGGGCACCACCCGCGCCGCCGTCCAGGCCAAGTGGCTTCAGCTGCGCGCCACCGCCAAGAAGAACCCCATCGGCGGGGTCGTCGGCCCGGCCGAGCTGATCTCCTTCTTCCAGAGCGCCCCGTACTACGACTCCTCGTGGGTCCCGGTCGCCACCGTCTTCAGCAAGTACGTCGCCGGGGACACCCAGGCCCTCGTCGACGCCGCTGCCCCGGACCTCACCGACACGGCCGGCAACATCACCTCGGAGAACGGCAACGCCGTCTACACGGCCGTCGAGTGCACCGACGCCAAGTGGCCCACCAGCTGGCAGAAGTGGGACCGGGACAACACGGCGCTCAACAAGAACTACCCGTTCATGACCTGGGCCAACGCCTGGCTGAACCTGCCGTGCGCCACCTGGCCGGTCAAGCAGCAGACCCCGGTGGACGTCAAGACCCACAAGGGCCTGCCGCAGGTGCTGATCGTGCAGTCCACGCGTGACGCGGCCACCCCGTACGACGGCGCCGTCGAACTGCACCAGCGGTTCAAGGGCTCGCGCCTGATCACCGAGAGGGACGCCGGCTCCCACGGTGTGACCGGCCTGGTCAACACCTGCATCAACCCCCGGGTGGACGCCTACCTCCTCACCGGCAAGCTGGACACCGCGGACGTGACCTGCGCGCCGCACGCCACGCCGAAGCCGTAA
- a CDS encoding lysophospholipid acyltransferase family protein — translation MFYYLLKYVVLGPLLKLLFRPRIEGLEHVPESGAAIIAGNHLSFSDHFLMPAVLKRRITFLAKAEYFTGPGIKGRLTATFFRSAGQIPVDRSGKEAGQAAIREGLGVLSKDELLGIYPEGTRSHDGRLYKGKVGVAVMALKAQAPVIPCAMIGTFEAQPPGKKIPTLHPVVIRFGKPLDFSRYLGMENEKAVLRAITDEIMYAILTLSEQEYVDQYAAVAKAEEAAAAKAEKTQKPEKPRKERKFRRLPLS, via the coding sequence TTGTTCTACTACCTCCTGAAATACGTGGTGTTGGGGCCGCTGCTCAAACTGCTCTTCCGTCCCCGCATAGAGGGTCTGGAGCATGTCCCCGAGTCGGGAGCGGCCATCATCGCCGGCAACCACCTGTCGTTCTCGGACCACTTCCTGATGCCCGCGGTCCTCAAGCGGCGTATCACCTTCCTGGCCAAGGCCGAGTACTTCACGGGCCCCGGCATCAAGGGCCGGCTGACGGCGACCTTCTTCCGCAGCGCCGGACAGATCCCGGTCGACCGTTCGGGCAAGGAGGCCGGTCAGGCGGCGATCCGCGAGGGCCTCGGCGTCCTGAGCAAGGACGAACTGCTGGGCATCTACCCGGAGGGCACCCGCTCGCACGACGGCCGCCTCTACAAGGGCAAGGTCGGCGTCGCGGTGATGGCCCTGAAGGCCCAGGCGCCGGTGATCCCCTGCGCGATGATCGGCACCTTCGAGGCACAGCCTCCCGGCAAGAAGATCCCCACCCTGCACCCCGTGGTGATCCGCTTCGGCAAGCCCCTCGACTTCTCCCGCTACCTCGGCATGGAGAACGAGAAGGCGGTGCTGCGCGCGATCACGGACGAGATCATGTACGCGATCCTGACGCTGTCCGAGCAGGAGTACGTGGACCAGTACGCGGCCGTCGCCAAGGCGGAGGAGGCCGCCGCGGCCAAGGCGGAGAAGACGCAGAAGCCGGAGAAGCCCCGGAAGGAACGGAAGTTCCGTCGGCTGCCGCTGAGTTGA